In the genome of Campylobacter concisus, one region contains:
- a CDS encoding F0F1 ATP synthase subunit A: MKDLFLFSNFLNSSHAFIYAFHFLLVALIVIIVAYIARSKMQLVPRGLQNIVEAYLEGVISMGRDTLGSEKLARKYLPLVATIGFIVFFSNVVGIIPGFESPSSSLNLTLVLALVVFIYYNFEGIRENGFFKYFGHFMGPNKFLAPIMFPVEVISHLSRVVSLSFRLFGNIKGDDLFLLAMLTLAPWFAPLPAFALLTLMAVLQTFIFMMLTYVYLAGAVAISEHEH, encoded by the coding sequence ATGAAAGATTTGTTTCTATTTTCAAATTTCCTAAATAGCTCCCACGCCTTTATCTATGCGTTTCACTTTCTACTTGTAGCTTTGATTGTTATCATAGTTGCTTATATAGCAAGGAGTAAGATGCAGCTTGTACCAAGAGGTCTTCAAAATATAGTTGAAGCTTATTTAGAGGGCGTTATATCGATGGGAAGAGATACTTTAGGTAGTGAAAAACTAGCTAGGAAATATCTTCCACTTGTTGCAACTATCGGTTTTATCGTATTTTTTTCAAATGTTGTAGGTATTATTCCTGGATTTGAGTCACCAAGTTCAAGCTTAAATTTAACTCTAGTTTTGGCTTTGGTTGTATTTATTTATTACAACTTTGAGGGCATTAGAGAAAATGGATTTTTCAAATACTTTGGACACTTTATGGGACCGAATAAATTTCTAGCTCCTATTATGTTTCCAGTTGAAGTCATCTCACATCTTTCACGTGTAGTTTCGCTATCATTTCGTCTTTTTGGTAATATCAAAGGCGATGATTTGTTCTTACTTGCGATGCTTACACTTGCACCTTGGTTTGCTCCGCTTCCAGCTTTTGCACTTCTAACGCTTATGGCTGTTTTGCAAACATTTATCTTTATGATGCTAACTTACGTTTATCTAGCTGGTGCTGTTGCTATTAGTGAGCACGAGCATTAA
- the gatB gene encoding Asp-tRNA(Asn)/Glu-tRNA(Gln) amidotransferase subunit GatB, giving the protein MFEVVIGLEVHTQLNTKTKIFCSCSTSFGDEANTHVCPTCLALPGALPVLNKEAVKKAISFGTAINAKINKKSVFNRKNYFYPDLPKAYQISQFEIPIVEGGELIIDLNGTKKRIGVTRAHLEEDAGKNIHEETESLVDLNRAGTPLLEIVSEPDLRSSDEAVAYLKKLHSILRFLNISDANMQEGSFRCDANVSIRPKGDTKLYTRVEIKNLNSFKFIQKAIDYEVERQSAAWEDGKYDQEVYQETRLFDTTNLVTRSMRGKEDSAEYRYFPDPDLLPVEVSEQMYNEAIKIPELAEQKVARYVSELGVKESDALNLTQSVEMARYFEELIAAGIQPKLATTWLIVELLGRLNNGVTIETSPVNSAKMINLLKRIEDGTISGKAAKEVLDYLMENDADVDSVIEKLGLKQVSDDSAIIAIIDQILAANADKVEEYKNGKDKMFGFFVGQVMKEGKGAFNPGKVNELLKAKIG; this is encoded by the coding sequence ATGTTTGAAGTCGTTATTGGTTTAGAAGTTCACACTCAGCTTAATACAAAAACTAAAATTTTCTGCTCTTGCTCGACTAGCTTTGGCGACGAGGCGAATACTCACGTTTGTCCGACCTGCCTAGCACTTCCTGGAGCACTACCTGTGCTAAACAAAGAAGCGGTTAAAAAGGCGATCAGCTTTGGTACAGCTATAAACGCTAAGATCAATAAAAAATCAGTCTTTAATAGAAAAAACTACTTCTATCCAGACCTTCCAAAGGCATATCAAATTTCTCAGTTTGAGATCCCTATCGTAGAAGGTGGCGAGCTAATAATCGACTTAAATGGTACTAAAAAACGCATAGGTGTAACTAGAGCGCACCTTGAAGAGGATGCTGGAAAGAACATCCATGAAGAAACCGAGAGCTTAGTTGATCTAAATAGAGCTGGCACACCACTTCTTGAGATAGTTAGTGAGCCAGATCTTAGAAGCAGTGATGAGGCGGTGGCTTATCTTAAAAAACTACACTCAATCCTTCGCTTTTTAAACATCAGCGACGCAAATATGCAGGAAGGTAGCTTTCGCTGCGATGCAAACGTCTCTATCCGTCCAAAAGGTGATACTAAACTTTACACAAGGGTTGAGATAAAAAACCTAAACTCATTTAAATTTATCCAAAAAGCGATCGATTACGAGGTGGAGCGCCAAAGTGCAGCTTGGGAAGACGGCAAATACGACCAAGAAGTTTATCAAGAGACAAGGCTGTTTGACACGACAAATTTAGTGACAAGATCGATGCGTGGCAAAGAGGATAGTGCGGAGTATAGATACTTCCCTGATCCTGACTTGCTGCCTGTTGAAGTGTCAGAGCAGATGTATAACGAAGCGATAAAAATTCCAGAGCTTGCCGAGCAAAAGGTCGCAAGATATGTTAGTGAGCTAGGCGTAAAAGAGAGTGATGCGCTAAATTTAACTCAAAGCGTTGAGATGGCTAGATATTTTGAAGAGCTGATCGCTGCTGGAATTCAGCCAAAACTTGCTACTACTTGGCTTATAGTCGAGCTTCTTGGTCGCTTAAATAACGGCGTAACGATCGAGACAAGCCCAGTTAATAGTGCTAAAATGATAAATTTACTAAAACGCATAGAAGATGGCACGATAAGCGGCAAGGCCGCAAAAGAGGTGCTAGACTATCTAATGGAAAACGACGCGGACGTCGATAGCGTCATCGAAAAGCTTGGCTTGAAACAAGTGAGCGACGACTCAGCGATAATCGCGATCATAGATCAAATTTTAGCTGCAAACGCTGACAAAGTCGAAGAGTATAAAAACGGCAAAGATAAGATGTTTGGCTTCTTTGTCGGTCAGGTGATGAAAGAGGGCAAGGGTGCCTTTAACCCAGGCAAGGTTAACGAGCTTTTAAAGGCCAAAATAGGCTAA